A window of Polyodon spathula isolate WHYD16114869_AA chromosome 22, ASM1765450v1, whole genome shotgun sequence contains these coding sequences:
- the LOC121297076 gene encoding probable G-protein coupled receptor 34 produces the protein MTVPLVVEFDSPDDFVIFILNILIATTIVIVAGSVVTAILCTESLRTENRFIFMLNTSISDVLAGFGYYYTGLFDVQEYYPSRNSTFYIVPSFGGVNVFTVLFAQIDRYLAISHPYVYSRYITRSLIIGICIFCWVYVYLTVLIRNVVTSDVSTMHSAYGPLTFQILITFTMLGLNLKLYLIAKYQLSRDPPGPETNNKKASLRLIIVVAFCFLGLWTPVFVNSILTNMASPYAYIYINNGTDPFIVLSQVNPICTPALYIMGSATLKEAVLRRVWCVFRKCKRR, from the coding sequence ATGACTGTCCCGCTCGTAGTGGAATTTGATAGCCCTGACGACtttgtcattttcattttgaacatACTAATAGCTACCACTATTGTTATAGTCGCTGGTTCGGTAGTTACAGCTATACTTTGCACAGAGTCTCTTCGCACGGAAAACAGATTCATTTTCATGCTGAACACAAGCATAAGCGATGTGTTAGCGGGTTTTGGTTATTATTACACTGGACTGTTTGATGTGCAAGAATATTATCCATCAAGGAATTCAACATTTTACATAGTACCTTCATTTGGGGGAGTGAACGTTTTTACTGTTCTTTTCGCACAGATTGATCGATATCTAGCCATAAGTCACCCTTATGTTTATAGTCGCTACATCACCAGGTCACTAATTATTGGAATTTGCATTTTTTGTTGGGTTTACGTTTATTTAACAGTGTTGATTAGAAACGTCGTCACTTCGGATGTATCTACAATGCATAGTGCATATGGTCCATTAACTTTTCAGATATTAATAACGTTTACAATGCTTGGACTGAACCTTAAACTCTATCTTATTGCTAAATATCAACTTTCACGAGATCCGCCAGGTCCGGAAACCAACAACAAGAAAGCCTCGCTGAGACTCATTATTGTTGTGGCGTTTTGCTTCCTTGGTCTTTGGACTCCAGTGTTCGTCAATAGCATTCTGACTAACATGGCGTCACCgtatgcatacatatatataaataatgggACTGACCCTTTCATTGTACTGTCCCAAGTAAACCCCATTTGCACGCCAGCCCTGTACATAATGGGAAGTGCAACTCTTAAGGAAGCTGTTCTGAGAAGAGTCTGGTGTGTGTTCCGGAAATGTAAAAGAAGGTGA